The Pungitius pungitius chromosome 8, fPunPun2.1, whole genome shotgun sequence genome has a window encoding:
- the aldh1l1 gene encoding cytosolic 10-formyltetrahydrofolate dehydrogenase, whose product MKIAVIGQSLFGQEVYKELRKDGYTIVGVFTIPDKDGKADPLATEAEKDAVAVFKFPRWRVKGQAIAEVVAQYEACGAELNVLPFCSQFIPMEVIARPRHGSIIYHPSLLPRHRGASAINWTLIHGDKKGGFTVFWADDGLDTGPILLQRECDVERNDTVNTIYKRFLFPEGVKGTVDAVRLIAEGKAPKITQPLEGATYECIQKKDNAKIDWNQSAEDLHNWIRGNDKVPGAWAEVDGQNVTFYGSTLVDNGSAANGQPLEIPGASRPGVITKAGLVLFGNDGKTLLVKNLQFEDGKMIAAAQYFSSGGSAAVELTDEENCFAEEMRAVWQSILTNVSHIEDSTDFFKSGAASMDVVRLVEEVKLRAGGSQLQNEDVYMNCTFQDFIQMCVRRLRGEDEEEELVVDYVEKNTNNMTIKMPHQLFINGEFVDAEAGKTYKTINPTDGTAICDVSLAQISDVDRAVAAAKEAFEEGEWGKMNPRDRGRLIYKLADLMEEHQEELATIEAMDSGAVYTLALKTHVGMSIQTFRYFAGWCDKIQGSTIPINQARPNRNLTFTKKEPIGVCAIVIPWNYPLMMLAWKTAACLTAGNTVVLKPAQVTPLTALKFAELAARAGLPKGVVNILPGSGAVVGQRLSDHPDVRKLGFTGSTEIGKHIMRSCADSNVKKVSLELGGKSPLIIFGDCDMDKAVRMGMSSVFFNKGENCIAAGRLFVEESIHDQFVTKVVEEIKKMKIGDPLDRSTNHGPQNHKAHLDKLVEYCQTGIKEGATLICGGKQVQRPGFFFEPTVFTDVKDHMYIAIEESFGPVMILSKFKSGEVDEVLRRANATEYGLASGVFTQDISKALYVSEKLNAGTVFVNTYNKTDVASPFGGFKQSGFGKDLGQEALNEYLKTKAITIEY is encoded by the exons ATGAAGATTGCAGTGATTGGACAGAGTCTTTTCGGCCAGGAAGTTTACAAAGAGCTGAGGAAGGACGGCTACACCATCGTGGGAGTCTTCACCATCCCCGACAAGGATGGCAAGGCCGATCCACTAG CGACTGAGGCGGAGAAGGATGCGGTCGCCGTCTTCAAGTTCCCTCGCTGGCGCGTGAAGGGCCAGGCCATCGCGGAGGTGGTGGCTCAGTACGAGGCCTGTGGTGCCGAGCTCAACGTCCTGCCCTTCTGCTCCCAGTTCATCCCCATGGAGGTGATCGCCCGCCCCCGGCACGGCTCCATCATCTACCACCCCTCCCTGCTGCCTCGCCACAGGGGCGCCTCCGCCATCAACTG GACGCTGATCCACGGTGACAAAAAGGGCGGGTTCACGGTGTTCTGGGCCGACGACGGACTGGACACCGGCCCcatcctgctgcagagggagTGTGACGTTGAGCGCAATGACACCGTCAACACAATCTACAAGAGATTCCTCTTCCCGGAGGGGGTCAAGGGCACA GTGGATGCAGTGAGGCTGATTGCAGAGGGGAAGGCCCCAAAGATCACCCAGCCACTAGAGGGAGCCACATACGAGTGCATTCAGAAGAAAGACAACGCTAAG ATCGACTGGAACCAGTCCGCTGAGGATCTGCACAACTGGATCCGAGGAAACGACAAAGTGCCCGGGGCCTGGGCAGAGGTGGACGGACAG AATGTCACTTTCTACGGCTCCACTCTGGTGGATAACGGCAGCGCGGCTAACGGACAGCCTCTGGAGATCCCCGGAGCCAGTCGCCCCGGCGTCATCACCAAGGCCGGCTTGGTGCTGTTTGGCAACGACGGCAAGACG CTGTTGGTGAAGAATCTTCAGTTTGAGGACGGGAAGATGATCGCTGCGGCGCAGTACTTCAGCTCGGGGGGCAGTGCCGCCGTGGAGCTCACGGATGAAGAGAACTGCTTCGCTGAGGAGATGAGG GCCGTGTGGCAGAGCATTCTGACTAATGTCAGTCACATTGAAGACTCCACTGATTTCTTCAAGTCAGGCGCTGCTTCCATGGATGTGGTCAG GCttgtggaggaggtgaagctgCGTGCCGGCGGCAGCCAGCTGCAGAATGAGGACGTCTACATGAACTGCACATTCCAGGATTTCATCCAGATGTGCGTGAGGAGGCTCcggggggaggacgaggaggaggaactggTCGTGGACTAC GTGGAGAAGAACACCAACAACATGACCATCAAGATGCCCCACCAGCTATTCATTAATGGAGAGTTCGTTGACGCAGAGGCAGGGAAGACGTACAAGACCATCAACCCCACTGACGGCACG GCCATCTGTGACGTGTCTCTGGCCCAGATCAGCGACGTGGACAGGGCAGTGGCTGCAGCAAAGGAGGCCTTTGAAGAGGGCGAGTGGGGGAAGATGAACCCCAGAGACCGAGGCCGACTCATCTACAA GCTGGCTGACCTGATGGAGGAGCaccaggaggagctggccaCCATCGAAGCCATGGACTCTGGGGCCGTTTACACTTTGGCCCTGAAGACTCACGTGGGCATGTCCATCCAGACCTTCCGCTACTTCGCTGGCTGGTGTGACAAGATCCAA GGCAGCACCATTCCCATCAACCAGGCCAGACCCAACCGTAACCTTACTTTCACCAAGAAGGAGCCAATAGG CGTGTGTGCCATAGTGATTCCCTGGAACTACCCGCTGATGATGCTGGCGTGGAAGACGGCGGCCTGCCTGACGGCCGGCAACACCGTGGTCCTCAAACCCGCTCAG GTGACTCCACTAACCGCGCTAAAGTTCGCAGAGTTGGCGGCTAGGGCGGGACTGCCCAAAGGAGTGGTTAACATTCTGCCCGGATCAG GTGCTGTGGTGGGTCAGCGTCTGTCCGACCACCCTGATGTCCGTAAACTGGGCTTCACCGGCTCCACTGAAATTGGGAAGCACATCATGAGAAG CTGCGCGGACAGTAACGTGAAGAAGGTGTCTCTGGAGCTGGGGGGAAAATCCCCTCTCATCATCTTCGGGGACTGTGACATGGACAAAGCCGTGCGCATG ggcatGAGCTCAGTGTTCTTCAACAAAGGGGAGAACTGCATCGCGGCCGGCAGACTGTTTGTGGAAGAAAGCATCCACGACCAGTTTGTGACCAAAGTG gttgAGGAGATCAAGAAGATGAAGATTGGCGATCCGCTGGACCGCTCCACAAACCACGGCCCTCAGAACCACAAAGCCCACCTGGACAAGCTGGTGGAGTACTGTCAGACCGGCATCAAGGAGGGGGCCACTCTCATCTGTGGAGGCAAACAGGTGCAGCGGCCAG GTTTCTTCTTCGAGCCCACGGTGTTCACTGACGTGAAGGACCACATGTACATCGCCATCGAGGAGTCGTTTGGCCCCGTcatgatcctctccaagttcaAGAGCGG TGAGGTGGACGAGGTCCTGAGGAGGGCCAACGCGACAGAGTACGGCCTGGCGTCCGGTGTGTTCACCCAGGACATCAGCAAAGCTCTGTACGTCAGTGAAAAGCTCAACGCCGGCACGGTGTTTGTCAACACCTACAACAAGACGGACGTGGCCTCGCCATTCGGAGGCTTCAAACAGTCTGGCTTTGGCAAAGACTTGG GACAAGAGGCTCTCAACGAATACCTGAAGACAAAGGCGATCACCATAGAGTATTAG